A genomic segment from Polyangium mundeleinium encodes:
- a CDS encoding mechanosensitive ion channel family protein, with the protein MQETMNHVSATLTSLKTTLVEFGVRYGFQILGASLIVLVGLKAAGYLTRMLDTWLEKKTTIDVALRSLIVRLLRFVVVGATIVIAAEKIGVPVASLIAGLGVAGVGIGLAMQGVLSNLIAGMTIFFLKPFRVGEYIDVLKEHGEVVDITLFSTTLRHTDQSLIVIPNRQIAGEILHNYGMKRQLDIEIGIAYASDIGKAIDVATETVLADPRVLKEPAPLVGIRKVGDSALTVSVRPWVPVPEYEQTLLGLYRAIFEAYRERGIDVPHPQREIRVVHAETGTTRAALGAPVVKVN; encoded by the coding sequence ATGCAGGAAACGATGAACCACGTCAGCGCGACCCTCACGAGCCTGAAGACCACGCTCGTCGAATTCGGGGTGCGGTACGGGTTTCAGATCCTCGGCGCGTCCCTCATCGTCCTCGTCGGGCTCAAGGCTGCGGGATACCTCACCCGCATGCTCGACACGTGGCTCGAAAAGAAGACCACGATCGACGTCGCGCTCCGGAGCCTCATCGTCCGCCTGCTTCGGTTCGTCGTCGTGGGCGCCACGATCGTCATCGCCGCGGAGAAGATCGGCGTCCCCGTCGCCTCGCTCATCGCCGGCCTCGGCGTCGCCGGCGTCGGCATTGGCCTCGCGATGCAGGGCGTGCTCTCGAACCTCATCGCGGGCATGACCATCTTTTTCCTCAAGCCCTTCAGGGTAGGCGAATACATCGACGTCCTCAAGGAGCACGGCGAGGTCGTCGACATCACGTTGTTCTCGACCACCCTGCGCCACACCGATCAATCGCTGATCGTCATCCCGAACCGCCAGATCGCCGGGGAAATCCTGCATAACTACGGGATGAAGCGCCAGCTCGACATCGAGATCGGCATTGCGTATGCCTCCGATATCGGCAAAGCGATCGACGTCGCGACGGAGACCGTCCTCGCCGACCCGCGCGTCCTGAAAGAGCCCGCGCCGCTCGTCGGCATTCGCAAGGTCGGCGATTCCGCGCTCACGGTCTCCGTGCGCCCGTGGGTGCCCGTCCCCGAGTACGAGCAGACGCTCCTCGGCCTTTATCGCGCGATCTTCGAGGCGTATCGCGAGCGGGGCATCGACGTGCCCCACCCGCAGCGCGAGATCCGCGTGGTCCACGCGGAGACCGGCACGACGCGTGCTGCCCTCGGCGCGCCGGTCGTCAAGGTCAATTAG
- a CDS encoding leucine-rich repeat domain-containing protein yields MLPRTIAPLAGFALSIALTSLVGCDEKKPDAAAPKPSAAPVASAAPAQAPTPAPTPSAAEPAPPPKKKDVVCSKDAGITFADPKFEAVVRVQAQKPEGALTKADLGKAKTLNLTEAKLDELDPCIFPLFTSVKGLYLPPGKIDDLSPLKTLTTIESLRIAATQVKDLTPLAGLAKLDRLDIGRTPVKDLTPLSGLTSLTELQIDETEVTDLTPLSKLTKLEMLQMKRTRVTDLAPLKELKSLKNLHIAGSAVSGQAVMLGIPGLKVHDE; encoded by the coding sequence ATGCTGCCCCGAACGATCGCGCCCCTCGCGGGTTTCGCCCTCTCGATCGCCCTCACGTCGCTCGTCGGATGCGACGAAAAGAAGCCCGACGCCGCGGCCCCGAAGCCGAGCGCCGCGCCTGTCGCCTCCGCCGCACCGGCACAAGCGCCCACGCCCGCGCCCACGCCGAGCGCCGCGGAGCCTGCGCCGCCGCCGAAGAAAAAGGACGTCGTGTGCTCGAAGGACGCGGGCATCACGTTCGCGGATCCGAAGTTCGAGGCGGTCGTGCGCGTGCAGGCGCAGAAGCCCGAGGGCGCGTTGACGAAGGCGGACCTCGGCAAAGCGAAGACGCTGAACCTGACCGAGGCGAAGCTCGACGAGCTCGACCCGTGCATCTTCCCGCTGTTCACGTCGGTGAAGGGCCTCTACCTGCCGCCGGGGAAGATCGACGATCTCAGCCCGCTGAAGACGCTCACGACGATCGAGTCGCTGCGCATCGCGGCCACGCAGGTCAAAGACCTCACGCCGCTCGCGGGCCTCGCGAAGCTCGATCGGCTCGATATCGGCCGGACGCCGGTCAAAGATCTCACGCCGCTCTCAGGGTTGACGAGCTTGACGGAGCTGCAGATCGACGAGACCGAGGTGACGGATCTGACGCCGCTCTCCAAGCTGACGAAGCTCGAGATGCTGCAGATGAAGCGCACGCGCGTGACCGATCTCGCGCCGCTGAAGGAGCTCAAGAGCCTGAAGAACCTGCACATCGCAGGCTCGGCCGTGAGCGGTCAGGCCGTGATGCTAGGGATCCCGGGGCTCAAGGTGCACGACGAGTGA
- a CDS encoding tetratricopeptide repeat protein, protein MVTSKNDRSTWEPRRLRAVGIGAALLVSLLARPAAADKTDDDAQRAEELFKEARAAIDRNDYAAACPKFEESLALVRRAGTLFNLAQCEEHEGRLVTAMRYYKEGIVVLDPGDPRLAPSKKKLAEIEPRIPFLTIKPKTELPKDTRVTIDGKEAEGVGVAVPVNPGKRTIAVLAPKRTEEKYVVEIGEAEQVELLVSAGKVIVEPPRLTPAELLSIRQRRIAAVSLLGVGALGFVAAGITGGLVVSTYNEVEKNCVSGRCATKGAYEAAQTGQTLLVVNTVAWGVGIAGAGAGAVLYLLTNKKQAEKTGPTQSLLVGPGFVGVRGSF, encoded by the coding sequence ATGGTGACCTCGAAGAACGACCGTTCGACCTGGGAGCCGCGCAGGCTGCGCGCCGTGGGGATCGGCGCGGCCCTTCTCGTGTCCTTGCTCGCGCGCCCTGCGGCCGCCGACAAGACCGACGACGACGCGCAGCGCGCCGAGGAGCTCTTCAAGGAGGCGCGCGCGGCCATCGACAGGAACGATTACGCCGCGGCGTGCCCCAAGTTCGAGGAGAGCCTCGCGCTCGTCCGCCGCGCCGGCACCCTCTTCAACCTCGCGCAATGCGAGGAGCACGAGGGGCGCCTCGTCACGGCGATGCGTTATTACAAGGAAGGCATCGTCGTCCTCGACCCCGGCGACCCGCGCCTCGCGCCCTCGAAGAAGAAGCTCGCGGAGATCGAGCCGCGCATCCCGTTCCTCACGATCAAGCCCAAGACGGAGCTGCCGAAGGACACCCGTGTCACCATCGACGGCAAGGAGGCCGAGGGCGTCGGCGTCGCGGTGCCCGTGAATCCGGGCAAACGCACGATTGCCGTGCTCGCGCCCAAGCGCACGGAGGAGAAATACGTCGTCGAGATCGGCGAGGCGGAGCAGGTGGAGCTGCTCGTCAGCGCGGGCAAGGTCATCGTCGAGCCGCCGCGGCTCACGCCCGCGGAGCTCTTGAGCATCCGGCAGCGGCGCATCGCGGCGGTCTCGTTGCTTGGCGTCGGGGCGCTCGGGTTCGTCGCCGCGGGCATCACGGGCGGGCTCGTGGTCTCGACGTATAACGAAGTCGAAAAGAACTGCGTGAGCGGGCGCTGCGCCACGAAAGGCGCATATGAAGCGGCCCAGACCGGGCAAACGCTGCTCGTCGTGAACACCGTCGCGTGGGGCGTGGGGATCGCCGGGGCGGGCGCCGGGGCGGTGCTCTACCTGCTGACCAACAAGAAGCAGGCGGAAAAGACCGGGCCGACGCAGTCCCTGCTCGTGGGGCCGGGCTTCGTCGGGGTACGAGGGAGCTTTTGA
- a CDS encoding serine/threonine-protein kinase, producing the protein MREGYVANRIEHPGAVAVLDDDSAEDGTVFLVMELLEGQNLEERGRSRPGGRLHPSEVAFVAERLLDVLAAAHDKGIVHRDMKPENVFLTRAGAVKILDFGIARMRDNAAGGGAGRATEVGSIMGTPAFMPPEQALGHTAEIDARTDLWALGAVMFYALSGKLVHEAETVNKVLLAAMTRQAPPIGSIVPGLPPAFCEVVDRALAFDRQRRWPDARTMQRALQAAMQHMPPAPPITMGPATGGAQGPGAARLTSSPFSRDASTSPLPSRKALLVGLSLAAALVLGGVGFFLVRVRGVTTTSTETTAPAAVPVPAPSAALAPPASAATLAAAPTPAPSASAAPKVTAGTRALPTATSQKSTKPPQQGGSKDIFSEW; encoded by the coding sequence CTGCGCGAAGGCTACGTCGCAAACCGCATCGAGCATCCGGGCGCGGTCGCCGTGCTCGACGACGACAGCGCGGAGGACGGCACGGTCTTCCTCGTGATGGAGCTCCTCGAAGGGCAGAACCTCGAAGAGCGCGGGCGCTCGCGGCCCGGCGGACGCCTGCATCCGTCCGAGGTTGCGTTTGTCGCGGAGCGCTTGCTCGACGTCCTCGCGGCCGCGCACGACAAGGGCATCGTGCATCGGGACATGAAGCCCGAGAACGTGTTTTTGACGCGCGCGGGCGCCGTGAAGATCCTCGATTTCGGCATCGCGCGCATGCGGGACAACGCGGCCGGCGGGGGCGCGGGTCGGGCCACGGAGGTCGGCAGCATCATGGGCACGCCGGCCTTCATGCCGCCCGAGCAGGCGCTCGGGCACACGGCCGAGATCGACGCGCGCACCGATCTTTGGGCGCTCGGCGCCGTCATGTTTTACGCGCTCTCCGGCAAGCTCGTCCACGAGGCCGAGACCGTGAACAAGGTCCTGCTCGCGGCGATGACACGGCAAGCGCCGCCGATCGGCTCGATCGTGCCCGGCCTCCCGCCTGCCTTCTGCGAGGTCGTCGATCGCGCGCTCGCCTTCGATCGCCAGCGCCGCTGGCCCGACGCGCGCACGATGCAGCGCGCCCTCCAGGCGGCGATGCAGCACATGCCGCCGGCGCCGCCGATCACGATGGGGCCTGCGACCGGCGGCGCGCAGGGGCCAGGCGCGGCGCGACTCACGAGCTCGCCGTTCTCGCGCGACGCGTCCACGTCGCCGCTGCCCTCCCGCAAAGCCCTCCTCGTCGGCCTCTCGCTCGCGGCGGCCCTCGTGCTCGGCGGCGTCGGGTTTTTCCTCGTCCGCGTCCGCGGGGTGACGACGACCTCCACGGAGACCACCGCGCCCGCCGCCGTGCCCGTGCCTGCACCTTCCGCGGCCCTCGCGCCGCCTGCATCCGCGGCGACGCTCGCCGCCGCGCCCACGCCTGCGCCCTCGGCGAGCGCCGCGCCGAAGGTGACGGCGGGGACACGCGCCCTGCCCACTGCGACATCACAGAAGAGCACGAAGCCACCCCAACAAGGCGGCTCGAAGGACATCTTCAGCGAATGGTGA